In a genomic window of Coregonus clupeaformis isolate EN_2021a chromosome 27, ASM2061545v1, whole genome shotgun sequence:
- the LOC121541658 gene encoding suppressor APC domain-containing protein 2-like isoform X2, with the protein MALIATDTDRSCKLNGSSTIYGRIGTRQGKASRTGKMQPKDTEYSTDGLPKAFLHSLRTIFDILDDGKRGYVHISEIESRWQGADTHDLPGGVMECLRRVAPRHGCLTFERFVAGLRHSMLNPDNNSHIKAQASLHPKQALMHSKQHHLPAQKPAPLSPCSVGTRIENKVRPLGPSNGTNTHHNRASSLQSRSRHEEGNTAYPPVTSVVGGPMRYTNACYERTGRSLERITIVPESGSYRADSVWLGKQAHRQQSRVRSIESLALESPSLQKPSIVEAGLPRSQSESATGFTASRRHGRSRDEQRRHTITNGVDYGMLKQMKELEQEKDSLLAGLDVLERSREWYQTQIHNVTERQRHVGQSNHCTDFFTESQNQSRMNVLLPKLQEVNRCLNDLISCSGTSFPSSGTQPTVISSSSQPPAPPQAIQRLKDQNRLLTQEVTDKGKRITQLEQEKSALIKQLFEARARNIHDSSTMDSTFI; encoded by the exons ATGGCTTTGATCGCAACTGATACTGATCGTAGCTGCAAGTTGAACGGGTCGTCGACAATTTACGGTAGGATTGGCACAAGACAAGGCAAGGCAAGCAGAACCGGTAAAATGCAGCCCAAAGACACGGAATATTCAACAGATGGGTTACCCAAAGCGTTTTTACACAGTTTGAGGACAATCTTTGACATCCTTGATGATGGGAAGAGAGGGTATGTGCACATATCAGAGATTGAGAGTAGATGGCAAGGGGCAGATACTCATGATTTGCCTGGCGGGGTTATGGAGTGCCTGAGGCGGGTGGCCCCACGGCATGGTTGCCTGACATTTGAGCGCTTCGTGGCGGGACTGCGACACTCCATGTTGAACCCGGACAACAATAGCCACATAAAGGCTCAGGCTTCACTGCACCCGAAACAAGCACTCATGCACTCCAAACAGCACCATCTGCCAGCGCAAAAACCTGCCCCGCTCTCTCCTTGCTCTGTCGGAACTCGGATTGAAAACAAAGTTCGTCCACTGGGTCCAAGCAACGGGACCAATACGCATCACAACCGCGCGTCCTCACTTCAGAGTCGGTCCAGACATGAAGAGGGGAACACTGCATACCCACCAGTCACCTCTGTCGTAGGTGGTCCCATGCGCTACACCAATGCGTGTTATGAGAGAACAGGCAGAAGTTTGGAACGGATAACCATTGTGCCCGAAAGCGGTTCATATCGAGCTGATTCGGTTTGGTTGGGGAAGCAGGCGCATCGACAGCAGAGTCGGGTGAGGTCCATAGAGTCCCTTGCTCTCGAGTCACCAAGCCTCCAAAAACCAA GTATTGTGGAGGCTGGTTTACCGAGGTCCCAGAGTGAGTCAGCCACGGGATTCACTGCCTCCAGACGCCATGGGCGAAGCCGAGATGAGCAGAGACGCCACACCATCACCAACGGGGTGGATTACGGAATG CTGAAGCAGATGAAGGAGTTGGAGCAGGAGAAGGACTCTCTGCTGGCTGGTCTGGACGTGTTGGAGCGGTCTAGAGAGTGGTACCAGACCCAGATCCACAacgtcacagagagacagagacacgtgGGCCAAAGCAACCACTGCACG GATTTCTTCACAGAATCCCAGAATCAAAGCCGTATGAATGTTCTACTTCCCAAGCTGCAGGAAGTCAACCGCTGCCTTAATGACCTCATTTCCTGCTCTGGAACG TCTTTCCCATCCTCTGGCACCCAGCCCACAGTGATCTCCTCCAGCTCCCAGCCTCCTGCCCCCCCACAAGCCATTCAAAGACTAAAGGACCAGAACCGCCTTCTCACCCAG GAGGTGACTGATAAGGGTAAGCGCATCACTCAGCTGGAGCAGGAGAAGTCTGCTCTGATCAAACAGCTGTTTGAGGCTCGCGCCCGGAATATACACGACAGCAGCACCATGGACTCCACCTTCATCTGA
- the LOC121541658 gene encoding suppressor APC domain-containing protein 2-like isoform X1, whose translation MALIATDTDRSCKLNGSSTIYGRIGTRQGKASRTGKMQPKDTEYSTDGLPKAFLHSLRTIFDILDDGKRGYVHISEIESRWQGADTHDLPGGVMECLRRVAPRHGCLTFERFVAGLRHSMLNPDNNSHIKAQASLHPKQALMHSKQHHLPAQKPAPLSPCSVGTRIENKVRPLGPSNGTNTHHNRASSLQSRSRHEEGNTAYPPVTSVVGGPMRYTNACYERTGRSLERITIVPESGSYRADSVWLGKQAHRQQSRVRSIESLALESPSLQKPSIVEAGLPRSQSESATGFTASRRHGRSRDEQRRHTITNGVDYGMLKQMKELEQEKDSLLAGLDVLERSREWYQTQIHNVTERQRHVGQSNHCTDFFTESQNQSRMNVLLPKLQEVNRCLNDLISCSGTQSFPSSGTQPTVISSSSQPPAPPQAIQRLKDQNRLLTQEVTDKGKRITQLEQEKSALIKQLFEARARNIHDSSTMDSTFI comes from the exons ATGGCTTTGATCGCAACTGATACTGATCGTAGCTGCAAGTTGAACGGGTCGTCGACAATTTACGGTAGGATTGGCACAAGACAAGGCAAGGCAAGCAGAACCGGTAAAATGCAGCCCAAAGACACGGAATATTCAACAGATGGGTTACCCAAAGCGTTTTTACACAGTTTGAGGACAATCTTTGACATCCTTGATGATGGGAAGAGAGGGTATGTGCACATATCAGAGATTGAGAGTAGATGGCAAGGGGCAGATACTCATGATTTGCCTGGCGGGGTTATGGAGTGCCTGAGGCGGGTGGCCCCACGGCATGGTTGCCTGACATTTGAGCGCTTCGTGGCGGGACTGCGACACTCCATGTTGAACCCGGACAACAATAGCCACATAAAGGCTCAGGCTTCACTGCACCCGAAACAAGCACTCATGCACTCCAAACAGCACCATCTGCCAGCGCAAAAACCTGCCCCGCTCTCTCCTTGCTCTGTCGGAACTCGGATTGAAAACAAAGTTCGTCCACTGGGTCCAAGCAACGGGACCAATACGCATCACAACCGCGCGTCCTCACTTCAGAGTCGGTCCAGACATGAAGAGGGGAACACTGCATACCCACCAGTCACCTCTGTCGTAGGTGGTCCCATGCGCTACACCAATGCGTGTTATGAGAGAACAGGCAGAAGTTTGGAACGGATAACCATTGTGCCCGAAAGCGGTTCATATCGAGCTGATTCGGTTTGGTTGGGGAAGCAGGCGCATCGACAGCAGAGTCGGGTGAGGTCCATAGAGTCCCTTGCTCTCGAGTCACCAAGCCTCCAAAAACCAA GTATTGTGGAGGCTGGTTTACCGAGGTCCCAGAGTGAGTCAGCCACGGGATTCACTGCCTCCAGACGCCATGGGCGAAGCCGAGATGAGCAGAGACGCCACACCATCACCAACGGGGTGGATTACGGAATG CTGAAGCAGATGAAGGAGTTGGAGCAGGAGAAGGACTCTCTGCTGGCTGGTCTGGACGTGTTGGAGCGGTCTAGAGAGTGGTACCAGACCCAGATCCACAacgtcacagagagacagagacacgtgGGCCAAAGCAACCACTGCACG GATTTCTTCACAGAATCCCAGAATCAAAGCCGTATGAATGTTCTACTTCCCAAGCTGCAGGAAGTCAACCGCTGCCTTAATGACCTCATTTCCTGCTCTGGAACG cAGTCTTTCCCATCCTCTGGCACCCAGCCCACAGTGATCTCCTCCAGCTCCCAGCCTCCTGCCCCCCCACAAGCCATTCAAAGACTAAAGGACCAGAACCGCCTTCTCACCCAG GAGGTGACTGATAAGGGTAAGCGCATCACTCAGCTGGAGCAGGAGAAGTCTGCTCTGATCAAACAGCTGTTTGAGGCTCGCGCCCGGAATATACACGACAGCAGCACCATGGACTCCACCTTCATCTGA